In the Leguminivora glycinivorella isolate SPB_JAAS2020 chromosome 14, LegGlyc_1.1, whole genome shotgun sequence genome, one interval contains:
- the LOC125233393 gene encoding uncharacterized protein LOC125233393, which yields MGSKWTDESEVLRDLSFAQGRWVPGGIDSAVAGANPPAHNITEETEEEYYQRWTSMDPGGGDFSSGPDLYQIKTMLELMQDEGPPIEEDFSGPIEIRKLNMPATHIPKTKNTKENKPPNKPRRARNVAIASIMALALTQEPLKLVKPEDFIKPSKEEEEIRERRKDSVNKVTNWLQSQDITCMFKRKSSVNSFKEDQRSSKDKSPVNSSDSVKSPVEASTKSPNGQYTPTLWAEEYYRKAVDRSHVRALVREDVWGRAERVMKEIDARKEELRKQQAEAELAAEIARQCEALEATRLATPNADRNENTSTPVEEDDDGAEGIAKVLLSASRHELYPGAPCVVCQVLSAPPDQDSSSSM from the exons ATGGGGTCTAAATGGACCGATGAGTCTGAAGTTCTGCGTGACTTGTCGTTTGCCCAGGGGCGCTGGGTGCCCGGCGGGATCGATTCCGCCGTCGCTGGTGCGAATCCACCAGCCCATAATATTACAGAAG AGACAGAAGAGGAGTACTACCAGCGCTGGACCTCTATGGACCCCGGAGGCGGAGATTTCAGCTCCGGCCCGGACCTGTACCAAATAAAGACTATGCTGGAACTG ATGCAAGATGAAGGCCCACCCATCGAAGAGGATTTCTCCGGTCCCATCGAGATCAGAAAACTCAACATGCCAGCCACCCACATCCCAAAAACCAAAAATACCAAAGAAAACAAGCCTCCGAACAAGCCACGGCGAGCTCGCAACGTCGCCATCGCCTCCATAATGGCACTAGCACTGACCCAGGAGCCTCTGAAACTGGTCAAGCCGGAGGACTTCATCAAGCCGAGTAAAGAGGAGGAGGAGATTAGAGAGAGAAGGAAGGATTCGGTGAATAAGGTTACCAATTGGTTGCAGTCGCAGGATATCACTTGTATGTTTAAGAGGAAGTCTTCGGTGAACTCATTCAAG GAGGACCAAAGAAGCTCAAAAGACAAGTCACCAGTGAATTCTAGCGACAGTGTAAAGTCTCCAGTGGAAGCGAGCACCAAGTCTCCCAACGGGCAGTACACGCCGACGCTGTGGGCCGAGGAGTACTACCGGAAGGCCGTGGACCGCAGCCACGTGAGGGCGCTGGTGCGCGAGGATGTGTGGGGGCGCGCTGAGAGGGTCATGAAGGAGATAGATGCTCGGAAAGAGGAGCTCAG GAAGCAACAAGCGGAGGCGGAGTTGGCGGCCGAGATCGCGCGGCAGTGCGAGGCGCTTGAAGCCACGAGGCTGGCAACCCCTAATGCAGATCGAAATGAAAACACGAGCACACCTGTCGAGGAAGATGATGACGGAGCTGAAg GCATCGCCAAAGTGCTGCTATCTGCAAGTCGGCACGAGCTGTACCCCGGAGCACCCTGTGTAGTGTGCCAGGTGCTCTCCGCACCCCCCGACCAAGACAGCTCTTCTTCCATGTGA